A single region of the Marinobacter nanhaiticus D15-8W genome encodes:
- a CDS encoding ABC transporter ATP-binding protein — protein MSAPVTTERDKPLLSVEKLSIEFGQGPNRKRVVDDLSFSLGRSQTLCIAGESGSGKSLSALAIMGLLPKLARTPSGAIIYGDNDLLSLPDKQMQRLRGREIGMIFQEPMTSLNPTMRIGSQMMETVKRHRIARGDKAWRHIKAMMDAVKIPKVDERLSQYPHELSGGLRQRVMIAMAMLCSPKVLIADEPTTALDVTIQAQILELIRELQREYGTAVLMITHDMGVVAEMADNVVVMNRGIVEETAPVEKIFTAPNAAYTRKLLAAVPRLGTAQPIEAKSSRPVVLEVENLRVHYPVRRKKLFEPPREVVAVDNISFELHQGETLGIVGESGCGKSTTGRALMNMLDFDGRVRVLGTDIHGLRGERLRQVRQDIQMIFQDPYAALNPRKNIEELVGEPLLIHGRGNTEQRREMVAQLLRQVGLPEADALTRYPHQFSGGQRQRICIARALALKPKIIVSDEPVSALDVSVQAQVLELLESLQQEHDLSYIFISHDMAVVERLCHRVAVMFAGRILEMGSREQVLGNPRHPYTQRLLSAVPIPALDSKRDFASLLEQLETPDPIKPKGHSAPPLRYAQPEEGHFVALEA, from the coding sequence ATGAGTGCCCCAGTAACGACCGAGCGGGATAAGCCGCTGCTTTCCGTTGAGAAACTGAGCATTGAGTTCGGCCAGGGGCCGAACCGAAAGCGAGTGGTGGACGATCTCAGCTTTTCCCTGGGGCGCTCGCAAACCCTGTGCATTGCCGGCGAGTCCGGCAGCGGAAAATCGCTGTCGGCGCTCGCGATTATGGGTCTGCTTCCCAAGCTGGCCCGGACACCCAGCGGCGCCATCATCTACGGCGACAATGATTTGCTGAGCCTGCCGGACAAGCAGATGCAGCGTCTGCGCGGCCGGGAAATCGGCATGATCTTCCAGGAACCGATGACCTCCCTGAACCCCACCATGCGTATCGGCAGTCAGATGATGGAGACCGTCAAGCGACACCGCATCGCTCGGGGTGACAAAGCCTGGCGGCACATCAAGGCGATGATGGACGCCGTTAAGATTCCCAAGGTCGACGAGCGCCTGAGCCAGTACCCCCACGAACTCTCCGGCGGACTGCGTCAGCGCGTCATGATTGCCATGGCCATGCTATGCAGCCCCAAGGTATTGATCGCCGATGAACCCACTACCGCACTGGATGTGACCATCCAGGCACAGATTCTTGAACTGATTCGTGAACTCCAACGGGAATACGGCACCGCGGTCCTGATGATCACCCACGACATGGGAGTGGTCGCTGAAATGGCTGACAATGTCGTCGTCATGAACCGGGGTATTGTGGAGGAAACCGCGCCGGTGGAGAAAATATTCACAGCGCCTAATGCCGCCTATACCCGCAAGCTGCTGGCTGCTGTACCGCGCCTCGGCACCGCTCAGCCCATCGAGGCGAAAAGTAGCAGGCCGGTTGTACTTGAGGTGGAAAACCTGCGGGTGCACTATCCGGTTCGTCGCAAAAAGCTGTTTGAACCACCACGTGAAGTCGTGGCTGTCGACAATATCAGCTTTGAGCTCCACCAGGGAGAAACCCTGGGCATCGTGGGAGAAAGCGGCTGCGGTAAATCCACCACCGGGCGGGCACTGATGAACATGTTGGATTTCGACGGCCGTGTTCGGGTGCTGGGAACCGATATCCACGGACTCCGAGGCGAGCGCCTGAGGCAGGTCCGGCAGGACATCCAGATGATCTTCCAGGACCCTTACGCTGCCCTCAATCCTCGGAAAAACATTGAGGAACTGGTGGGGGAGCCGCTCCTTATCCATGGCCGCGGTAACACCGAACAACGCCGGGAAATGGTAGCCCAACTTCTTAGGCAGGTGGGGCTGCCAGAGGCCGACGCACTCACTCGCTATCCCCACCAGTTTTCAGGAGGGCAGCGTCAACGCATCTGTATCGCTCGCGCGCTTGCGCTGAAACCCAAGATCATCGTTTCAGATGAGCCGGTTTCGGCACTGGACGTCTCGGTTCAGGCCCAGGTTCTGGAGCTGCTGGAGAGTCTTCAGCAAGAACACGATCTCAGCTACATTTTCATCTCCCACGATATGGCCGTGGTCGAGCGACTCTGTCATCGGGTAGCCGTTATGTTCGCTGGTCGTATCCTTGAAATGGGAAGCCGCGAGCAGGTCCTCGGCAACCCCCGACATCCTTACACCCAGCGCCTCCTTTCCGCCGTACCGATCCCCGCCTTGGACAGCAAGCGCGATTTCGCTTCGCTGCTGGAGCAGCTAGAGACACCGGATCCGATCAAACCAAAGGGACACAGCGCCCCACCCCTCCGATACGCGCAGCCGGAAGAAGGCCACTTCGTGGCGCTGGAAGCGTGA